A region from the Wansuia hejianensis genome encodes:
- a CDS encoding relaxase/mobilization nuclease domain-containing protein has protein sequence MAVTVLDYIGEEKGRPAEHLKNAIRYILNPRKTEQGLWVGGNVGREYETVLQAMLDTKREWQKLSGRQGYHFKISFKPGETDEKTAFQLVRDFCEQYLGDDYDYCFAIHNDKPHLHGHIIFNSVNRVSGYKYRYIEGDWEKEIQPITDSRCREYGLPELVYDKANRKRKSYAERLAEKEGRITNKMIIRADIDVAIQRANDFEAFLRELREMGYVVRSGYSEQRHGEYMALIAPGAQKARRDYRLGTGYTVADIRRRLITKEKAVDAPVFPQIELPVLQPKGQLQVCALERVRQAYYYRDYDRQLLDQNRVRKDLLKIEQLRNECVFLIENHLETIEEVQADLQRTGRRLQEERNRKETVDFARGIWSQEEQAVIQEYQELQRKLQGRMVSDEAYEAIDDRFRELKEKYPETLLENRDTQQMRIQQLRQRRNILRRILRNAEETLKVVQLQPKPQRARNRAWLAAGGKLTYRGKEKDER, from the coding sequence GTGGCAGTTACAGTTCTGGATTATATTGGCGAAGAAAAGGGAAGGCCAGCAGAGCATCTCAAAAATGCAATTCGGTACATTCTAAATCCCCGAAAGACAGAGCAGGGACTATGGGTGGGTGGCAACGTCGGCCGGGAATATGAGACGGTTTTGCAGGCAATGCTGGATACCAAAAGGGAGTGGCAGAAACTTTCCGGCCGACAAGGGTATCATTTTAAGATTTCGTTTAAACCGGGAGAGACAGATGAAAAAACAGCATTCCAATTGGTGCGGGATTTTTGTGAGCAGTATTTAGGAGATGATTATGATTATTGCTTTGCGATACACAATGACAAACCGCATCTGCACGGACATATTATTTTTAATTCGGTGAATCGAGTATCCGGCTATAAATACCGATACATAGAGGGCGACTGGGAAAAAGAGATTCAGCCCATTACCGATAGTCGGTGTAGAGAATATGGCCTGCCGGAGTTGGTTTATGATAAAGCGAATCGGAAAAGAAAGTCCTACGCAGAACGCTTGGCGGAGAAGGAAGGCCGGATCACGAACAAAATGATTATACGGGCGGATATCGATGTGGCCATTCAACGCGCAAATGATTTCGAAGCATTTTTGAGGGAGTTACGTGAGATGGGGTATGTTGTCCGAAGTGGTTATTCAGAGCAACGGCATGGGGAATACATGGCTCTCATCGCTCCGGGTGCCCAAAAAGCCCGGAGGGATTATCGGTTGGGAACGGGGTATACAGTGGCAGATATTCGTCGGAGGCTGATTACAAAAGAGAAAGCAGTTGATGCGCCGGTATTCCCTCAAATAGAGCTTCCGGTATTACAGCCGAAAGGACAGCTGCAGGTGTGTGCATTGGAGAGAGTTCGACAGGCTTATTATTATCGGGATTATGATAGGCAGCTGCTGGATCAGAACCGGGTACGGAAAGATCTATTGAAAATTGAACAGCTGCGAAATGAATGTGTATTTCTGATTGAAAATCATCTGGAAACTATAGAAGAGGTACAGGCAGATCTACAGCGTACCGGGCGGCGGCTGCAAGAAGAAAGAAATCGAAAGGAAACGGTCGATTTTGCAAGAGGGATTTGGAGTCAGGAAGAACAGGCGGTAATACAGGAATACCAGGAATTGCAGAGAAAGCTGCAAGGGAGGATGGTATCGGATGAGGCTTATGAGGCAATCGATGACCGATTCAGAGAATTAAAAGAGAAATATCCGGAAACATTGCTGGAAAATCGTGATACACAGCAAATGCGCATACAGCAGTTGAGGCAGAGACGGAATATTTTGCGGCGAATCTTGCGAAATGCAGAGGAGACGCTGAAAGTGGTACAGCTGCAGCCAAAGCCGCAAAGGGCACGAAACAGGGCGTGGCTTGCAGCGGGCGGGAAATTGACGTATCGCGGAAAGGAGAAGGATGAAAGATGA
- a CDS encoding ABC transporter substrate-binding protein, which produces MSRMKTRMLAVMAALSLGAGLMAGCGGGGDASSSGSAVTSSGTEAADSSGTSSESASVSASSGEDSAADSAASSGSSGETAEASYPRELQVSEDTTVILESRPERVASLVFGTDEMLLGLTDAEFIAGLSGLDNGCAYLAADASVYEDIPRINENAEILMDLEPDFIIGSSWVDEDLKAQIADSGIPFYGYTTPKTLEEQVQIVKDLGYLLGDDEKTEALVQDMEERIQAVETVADGIAEEDKVRVMAYNMHESSNALGTIFDDMVTTAGAVNVSSEAGLEGTAKISKEQIVEMNPEVIILVEWASDTDEEFQAFVETLKSDESLQTVDAVKNGRIYASTDNSITNVSQFAVDGLEFIAESCYPDLYK; this is translated from the coding sequence ATGAGTCGAATGAAAACAAGAATGTTGGCGGTAATGGCGGCGCTGTCTCTGGGAGCGGGACTGATGGCCGGATGCGGCGGAGGGGGCGATGCGTCCAGCTCCGGCTCGGCGGTCACATCCTCCGGGACGGAGGCTGCGGATTCTTCCGGCACATCATCGGAGTCGGCTTCTGTGAGTGCGTCGTCGGGGGAGGACAGCGCCGCGGATTCAGCCGCCTCGTCCGGCTCCTCCGGGGAGACGGCAGAGGCGTCCTATCCCCGGGAGCTTCAGGTATCCGAGGATACGACAGTTATACTGGAGAGCCGTCCGGAGCGGGTGGCGTCCCTAGTGTTCGGCACGGATGAAATGCTGCTGGGGCTGACGGACGCGGAATTTATTGCGGGCCTGTCGGGCCTGGACAACGGCTGCGCCTATCTGGCGGCCGATGCTTCGGTTTATGAGGATATTCCCAGAATCAACGAAAACGCGGAGATTCTGATGGACCTGGAGCCGGATTTTATCATTGGTTCCAGTTGGGTGGACGAGGACCTGAAGGCGCAGATTGCGGATAGCGGCATCCCCTTCTACGGCTATACGACGCCGAAAACCCTGGAGGAGCAGGTGCAGATTGTGAAGGATCTGGGCTACCTGCTGGGCGATGATGAAAAGACAGAGGCTCTGGTTCAGGATATGGAGGAACGGATTCAGGCGGTGGAGACCGTGGCGGACGGGATCGCGGAAGAGGATAAGGTCCGGGTTATGGCTTACAACATGCACGAGAGCAGCAATGCCCTGGGAACGATTTTCGACGATATGGTGACGACGGCGGGAGCGGTCAATGTGTCGTCTGAGGCCGGACTGGAGGGAACGGCGAAGATTTCCAAGGAACAGATCGTGGAAATGAATCCGGAGGTCATCATTCTGGTGGAGTGGGCTTCCGATACGGACGAGGAGTTCCAGGCCTTTGTGGAAACCCTGAAAAGCGACGAAAGCCTGCAGACGGTAGATGCGGTGAAGAACGGAAGAATTTACGCCTCCACGGACAACTCCATCACGAACGTTTCCCAGTTCGCGGTGGACGGGCTGGAGTTTATCGCAGAGAGTTGCTATCCGGATCTCTATAAATAA
- a CDS encoding DUF5688 family protein yields the protein MTFEEYMEGIDRSVMEYLPDFIPSEAVRIVLDEQGDRPIFGLKIMLPQMEENDLNQLEIIIDLQGCYKEVKDLSLEHAVKETAVLITEILKRQKLSRIKAMVRTALDFEIAKEHLYMDLCNVGKRPDWLEECVCKKIPGAEDLALVASVRLTLPDGDEGSFKVRKNELEIWGVSAETAVEMACKNGLKRYGIRLQTMDKGLPDLLEIPMGDKYQELQEVIRRNPFMVTGREFFCGAASRFYPGMMEKLGETIGDYSFLVVSSNYIFVVPDGYGERKGREGILQAEKLLSSKYSFLSENVYCYDTKKERLLLAADCIERKQEEPQPKKNMKKQPHQERKYPHL from the coding sequence ATGACATTTGAAGAGTATATGGAGGGTATAGACCGATCTGTGATGGAATATTTACCGGATTTCATACCTTCAGAAGCGGTTCGAATAGTTTTGGATGAACAAGGGGATAGACCGATTTTCGGGCTAAAAATTATGCTCCCTCAAATGGAAGAAAACGATTTGAACCAGCTGGAGATAATAATTGATCTGCAAGGTTGCTATAAAGAAGTAAAGGATTTATCCCTGGAACACGCTGTAAAGGAAACGGCAGTGCTTATCACAGAAATTTTGAAACGCCAAAAACTATCTAGGATAAAAGCTATGGTGCGTACTGCGTTGGATTTTGAAATTGCAAAAGAACATTTATACATGGACTTGTGTAATGTCGGAAAAAGACCGGATTGGTTGGAGGAGTGTGTCTGTAAGAAAATTCCAGGAGCAGAAGATTTGGCTCTCGTAGCAAGTGTGCGCTTAACGCTCCCAGATGGCGATGAAGGGAGCTTTAAAGTCAGGAAGAATGAGTTGGAAATATGGGGCGTATCTGCTGAAACGGCCGTGGAAATGGCATGTAAAAATGGACTGAAGCGATATGGTATCCGGTTGCAGACAATGGATAAAGGGTTGCCAGATTTGTTAGAAATACCAATGGGAGATAAGTATCAGGAGTTACAGGAAGTAATCCGTAGAAATCCATTTATGGTTACGGGTCGGGAGTTTTTTTGCGGCGCAGCTTCTCGTTTTTATCCGGGTATGATGGAGAAATTAGGGGAAACAATCGGAGATTATTCGTTTCTTGTTGTTAGTTCTAACTATATTTTTGTAGTTCCGGATGGCTATGGAGAACGGAAGGGGCGAGAGGGTATTTTACAGGCGGAGAAATTATTGAGCTCCAAATATTCTTTCTTATCAGAGAATGTTTACTGCTATGACACGAAGAAAGAGCGGCTGTTACTGGCAGCTGATTGTATAGAAAGAAAACAGGAAGAGCCGCAACCGAAGAAAAACATGAAAAAACAACCACATCAGGAAAGAAAATATCCGCACCTGTAA
- a CDS encoding LysR family transcriptional regulator, whose protein sequence is MQRLKGKWQKSKRERLFDITMPVIYLSEDAADTGKNISNGGGLCYSSSTRRRKKMQNGIFDVTLRQIQYFLTVAEAGSITQAAERLYIAQPLLSKKMIALEEQLGLPLLAREGRSVRLTRAGKHLYEMWKKMLDSYKRDLAEASRLQRFEMSNFSIGCFPVLNTSGFLFPFVEGLARRKPDLDIRVKRENRALLLEDLQKKELDMAFLLETDIPEGQDCFETKKVGTCPLVAVVHEKSPLAKLSAMTYDDLNGQRLIFGQPENSPQKQCGIHRLCVEHQVRPESVRYVNSDVTAVVQVEIGQGITLGPRLFYPEDNRRVRLIPFCEEQSIMAVWNKRDIEEVKKLIREFLNDSAR, encoded by the coding sequence ATGCAGAGATTAAAAGGCAAATGGCAGAAATCCAAGAGAGAAAGGCTTTTTGACATCACAATGCCTGTTATTTATCTGTCAGAAGATGCGGCAGATACAGGCAAAAACATTTCCAACGGCGGCGGTCTGTGCTATAGTAGTAGCACAAGGAGGAGAAAAAAGATGCAGAACGGGATTTTTGACGTGACGCTACGGCAGATTCAGTATTTTTTAACTGTGGCCGAGGCGGGAAGCATCACCCAGGCTGCGGAACGGCTGTATATCGCCCAGCCCCTGCTCAGCAAGAAGATGATCGCCCTGGAGGAGCAGCTGGGGCTTCCGCTGCTGGCCCGGGAGGGGCGCAGCGTCCGGCTAACTAGGGCGGGGAAACACCTGTATGAGATGTGGAAGAAAATGCTGGACAGCTACAAACGGGACCTGGCGGAGGCCAGCCGCCTTCAGCGGTTTGAGATGAGCAATTTTTCCATCGGCTGTTTTCCCGTGCTGAATACCTCCGGATTTCTTTTTCCGTTTGTGGAAGGTTTGGCCCGGCGGAAGCCCGATTTGGACATTCGGGTCAAACGAGAGAACCGCGCCTTGCTGCTGGAGGACCTGCAGAAAAAGGAGCTGGACATGGCCTTTCTACTGGAAACGGATATTCCCGAGGGCCAGGACTGCTTTGAGACCAAGAAGGTGGGAACCTGCCCGCTGGTGGCGGTGGTTCATGAGAAAAGTCCTCTGGCAAAGCTATCCGCCATGACCTACGATGACCTGAACGGTCAGCGGCTGATTTTTGGACAGCCAGAGAACAGCCCTCAGAAGCAGTGCGGCATCCACCGTCTCTGCGTAGAACATCAGGTCAGGCCGGAATCGGTTCGTTATGTGAACAGCGATGTGACGGCTGTCGTACAGGTGGAAATCGGCCAGGGAATTACGCTGGGGCCGAGGCTTTTCTATCCTGAGGACAACCGCCGGGTGCGGCTGATTCCCTTCTGCGAGGAGCAGAGTATTATGGCGGTATGGAATAAAAGGGACATAGAGGAGGTCAAGAAACTGATTCGGGAATTTTTGAATGACAGCGCACGGTGA
- a CDS encoding FecCD family ABC transporter permease, with amino-acid sequence MRKKRVFIVLGFALAVIFILGLVIGSVAMPLEETGKILANELFGAEFPVSEARTNILFNIRFPRVLLSMLTGMGFAVSGAVIQGVYKNPMADTGVLGITSGASLGAILAIATGLSAATFLAMPLMAVAGALLTAFGVFSFSSRKGKVSVLTLVLAGIAVSTFLRAMVSLILSYMEEGQMKEYLYWSMGSLSSTRWEHVKLVVLPILLGTTWLFWHARKLNILMLGEEEAQSVGLNPYRSRKQFLFVTSLITAMAVCVSGGIQFVGLVIPHIIRLLIGADNRYLIPASAMGGAVFLTFCDLLARTIAVPAEIAVGILTAVIGAPYFLYLIYRSRKEQAR; translated from the coding sequence ATGAGAAAAAAGCGCGTATTTATCGTTTTGGGCTTTGCGCTGGCCGTCATATTCATCCTGGGGCTGGTCATCGGTTCGGTGGCCATGCCTCTGGAGGAAACAGGGAAAATTCTGGCCAATGAGCTGTTCGGGGCAGAATTTCCGGTCTCGGAGGCGCGAACCAACATTCTCTTCAACATCCGTTTTCCACGGGTGCTGCTGAGCATGCTGACCGGCATGGGTTTCGCCGTATCCGGCGCGGTCATCCAGGGCGTGTACAAAAACCCTATGGCGGATACGGGTGTGCTGGGTATTACCAGCGGAGCCAGCCTGGGAGCTATTCTGGCCATTGCCACAGGGCTTTCGGCGGCCACCTTTCTGGCCATGCCGCTGATGGCGGTGGCGGGCGCGCTGTTGACGGCCTTCGGGGTGTTCAGCTTTTCATCGAGGAAGGGAAAGGTTTCCGTCCTCACGCTGGTGCTGGCGGGAATCGCCGTCAGCACCTTTTTGCGCGCCATGGTTTCGCTGATCCTGAGTTATATGGAAGAGGGACAGATGAAGGAATACCTATACTGGTCCATGGGAAGCCTGTCCTCCACCCGATGGGAACATGTGAAGCTGGTGGTTCTGCCGATTCTGCTGGGCACAACCTGGCTTTTCTGGCACGCACGGAAGCTGAATATCCTGATGCTTGGAGAGGAAGAGGCCCAGTCGGTGGGGCTAAACCCCTACCGGAGCCGGAAACAGTTCCTCTTTGTGACCAGCCTGATCACAGCCATGGCGGTCTGTGTCAGCGGCGGTATCCAGTTTGTGGGGCTTGTCATCCCGCACATCATCCGCCTTCTGATAGGGGCGGACAACCGCTATCTGATCCCCGCCAGCGCCATGGGCGGCGCGGTGTTCCTGACGTTCTGCGACCTGCTGGCCAGGACTATCGCGGTTCCGGCGGAAATCGCGGTGGGTATCCTCACGGCGGTGATCGGAGCGCCGTATTTTCTCTATCTCATCTATCGCAGCAGAAAGGAGCAGGCACGTTGA
- a CDS encoding DUF5688 family protein, with protein sequence MDFTTFAVEVTKNMRKEYLPEISPEYSVTRRNWSKTEADLVIGFPYQENREIRIDYNLQTLHEMYGNLPQEAAIKQTCEEIVDQVNREFQEEAKELISKLKNYDTARDEFYLALRSLDSPVNARDCPDVGVRTTDFCFIPYAGNPSEDEPHPYIRINESIINEWGVSTRQLVLHAWQNMIKNYPPVKVRLIDIVNGVQENAQNELQNPQEELWMITNKRRCYGASAILYPGVKEEVGKELGNYYILPSSCHEVILAPELLGLKAGELEEMVRGVNREIVNPKVWLSDTVYHYDKKTSKLEKASEYERRVKQENLSLEHTKKAPKKGPVL encoded by the coding sequence ATGGATTTTACAACATTTGCCGTTGAAGTGACAAAAAACATGAGAAAGGAATATCTCCCGGAGATTTCCCCGGAGTATTCGGTTACGCGGAGAAACTGGAGTAAAACAGAAGCGGATCTGGTGATTGGATTTCCGTATCAGGAAAACCGCGAAATCCGGATTGATTATAACCTGCAAACTCTACATGAAATGTATGGTAATTTACCACAGGAAGCAGCAATTAAACAGACTTGCGAAGAAATTGTGGATCAAGTGAATCGAGAGTTTCAAGAAGAAGCAAAAGAACTGATCAGCAAACTAAAGAATTATGATACGGCCAGGGATGAGTTTTATTTGGCACTACGGAGTCTTGACTCTCCTGTGAATGCACGGGATTGTCCGGATGTTGGAGTTCGGACTACGGATTTCTGTTTTATCCCATATGCCGGGAATCCATCGGAAGATGAGCCGCATCCTTATATCCGAATTAATGAAAGCATAATCAATGAATGGGGAGTTTCGACACGTCAGTTGGTCTTACATGCGTGGCAGAATATGATAAAGAATTATCCGCCTGTAAAAGTTCGCTTGATAGATATTGTAAATGGGGTTCAGGAAAATGCACAGAATGAGCTGCAGAATCCCCAGGAAGAACTTTGGATGATAACCAATAAACGGAGGTGTTATGGAGCATCTGCAATTTTATATCCAGGCGTAAAAGAAGAAGTGGGGAAGGAATTAGGTAATTATTATATTTTGCCGTCATCGTGTCATGAGGTTATTTTAGCACCGGAATTGTTGGGGTTGAAAGCCGGGGAGTTGGAAGAAATGGTACGTGGTGTGAATCGAGAAATCGTAAACCCGAAGGTCTGGCTCTCGGATACCGTTTATCACTATGATAAGAAAACGAGCAAACTAGAGAAGGCATCGGAATATGAGAGGCGAGTAAAGCAAGAGAATCTATCCTTGGAACATACGAAAAAAGCTCCGAAAAAAGGGCCGGTTCTCTGA
- a CDS encoding ABC transporter ATP-binding protein, with translation MEPGVELKHITFQAGGRTILKDISLSADRGCFAGVLGANGAGKTTLLKCINGIHACSGEVRVWGRNIRDCTEKEVARLVSLMNQNTNLEFDFTCRQVVEFGRYPYWKKGFWGEKGDERIVVQAMRDTGVLEFADVLVTRISGGERQRVLFAKTLAQDSRVVLLDEPTANLDLRYQRQLFQFGQRLACEGKTVLAAVHDLNIALRYCDTFFLLHEGELLAQGTAGEVMSPEHMRQAYGLNTQLYRNPVHHGLELAVLE, from the coding sequence ATGGAACCGGGAGTCGAATTAAAACACATTACCTTTCAGGCCGGCGGCCGCACGATTCTGAAGGATATTTCCCTGTCTGCCGACCGGGGCTGCTTTGCCGGGGTGCTGGGGGCGAACGGCGCGGGCAAAACAACCCTTCTGAAATGTATCAACGGGATTCACGCTTGCTCTGGGGAGGTGCGCGTCTGGGGCAGAAATATCCGGGATTGTACGGAAAAGGAAGTGGCGCGGCTGGTGTCGCTAATGAATCAGAATACCAATCTGGAATTTGACTTTACCTGCCGCCAGGTGGTAGAGTTCGGACGCTATCCCTACTGGAAAAAGGGCTTTTGGGGAGAGAAGGGAGATGAGCGGATTGTGGTGCAGGCCATGAGGGATACGGGTGTGCTGGAGTTCGCCGATGTCTTAGTCACGCGAATTTCGGGCGGGGAACGGCAACGGGTTCTTTTTGCAAAGACGCTGGCCCAGGACAGCCGGGTGGTACTGCTGGATGAGCCCACGGCCAATCTGGACCTGCGCTACCAGAGGCAGCTGTTCCAGTTCGGCCAAAGGCTTGCTTGTGAGGGAAAAACGGTGCTGGCTGCGGTTCACGATCTGAACATCGCCCTGCGGTACTGCGACACGTTCTTTCTGCTGCATGAGGGGGAGCTTCTAGCACAGGGAACGGCCGGGGAGGTCATGAGCCCGGAGCATATGCGGCAGGCGTACGGCCTGAATACCCAGCTGTACCGTAATCCCGTTCACCATGGCTTGGAATTGGCGGTACTGGAATGA
- a CDS encoding DNA cytosine methyltransferase, with amino-acid sequence MKLTLGSLFDGIGVFPLAASRFGIRPVWASEIEKVPISITKRHFPEMEHLGDITKLNGGAIQPVHVITFGSPCQNLSTMGAREGLSGSKSGLFYDAIRIIKEMRCASHGLYPVFAVWENVAGAFTSGNGMDFRAVLEAFQGTGIPIPGVGKWANAGLVGGHGPDLCWRLMDAQYWGGGRRLARRRRIFLVADFRGKRARTVLFKPRELHTYSDAGCSGGLQATRVDRILTAAPRGKVPILHPFEERRMRQSAKNKDASAFFRSFGRPNGPFPTLLSGSVNMFSFWYEGKERDGVIRYVTPLECERLIGLPDGWTAYGAEGEPVSPAARCRALGNAIALPCAEYIMAGVAEALKG; translated from the coding sequence ATGAAACTAACATTGGGGAGTTTATTTGATGGGATCGGCGTATTTCCCCTGGCGGCCTCCCGATTTGGGATTCGGCCGGTGTGGGCCAGTGAGATCGAAAAAGTTCCTATATCGATTACAAAGCGGCACTTTCCGGAGATGGAGCATTTGGGGGACATTACGAAGTTAAATGGCGGGGCGATTCAGCCGGTACACGTGATCACATTTGGTTCTCCCTGTCAGAATTTATCCACTATGGGTGCAAGGGAAGGGCTTTCCGGAAGCAAATCCGGGCTGTTTTACGATGCAATTCGAATTATAAAAGAGATGAGGTGTGCAAGTCATGGCTTATATCCAGTTTTCGCTGTTTGGGAAAACGTTGCAGGAGCTTTTACATCAGGAAACGGGATGGATTTCCGAGCCGTACTGGAAGCATTCCAAGGCACCGGCATTCCAATACCTGGCGTTGGGAAATGGGCGAATGCCGGACTGGTGGGAGGGCATGGCCCCGATCTCTGTTGGCGGCTTATGGACGCCCAGTATTGGGGAGGCGGCAGACGGTTGGCAAGAAGACGCAGGATCTTCCTGGTGGCAGATTTTAGAGGAAAACGTGCCAGAACGGTATTATTTAAACCCCGTGAATTGCATACATATTCTGACGCTGGCTGTTCGGGCGGGCTGCAGGCCACCCGAGTGGATCGAATACTTACTGCTGCGCCAAGGGGGAAGGTACCCATCCTCCATCCCTTCGAAGAACGTCGGATGCGCCAGTCGGCCAAAAACAAAGATGCATCTGCGTTCTTCCGGAGCTTTGGAAGGCCAAATGGTCCTTTTCCCACCTTGCTCTCTGGATCAGTAAATATGTTTTCTTTCTGGTATGAAGGAAAAGAAAGAGACGGGGTGATCCGGTACGTGACACCGCTGGAGTGCGAACGGCTGATTGGGTTGCCGGATGGATGGACAGCGTATGGGGCAGAAGGTGAACCTGTGAGTCCGGCTGCACGATGCCGGGCTCTTGGAAATGCGATTGCTCTTCCGTGTGCAGAGTATATTATGGCCGGAGTTGCGGAAGCTTTAAAAGGATGA
- a CDS encoding VirD4-like conjugal transfer protein, CD1115 family, whose translation MIEKRKIPWWLYLLLLAGMLLISYYLSGLFCYEDLSFSNMQGYALYIIRHPFTIWWNEKTPACLCVGFLIWIFLALYLQTHYRNFHSGCEYGTEEWADVRALDKKLRDKDPQKNRILSRHLAITREGEAKLSNNNMLVIGSSGTYKTNSVVTPNLLQASCNYIVLDVKGELLYRYGNYLKSQEYTIRCLNLKEPDRSDRFNPFEYVETEEDIIRMIAAIQDSLTPPDVAKGDPFWQDGACLYLQSVFFHEWAVAKEEGRVGNMNQIMQLVNDEATLATDHPTEEGDNPPTVLQLKMDKLAEKYGPDHPAVRDYRKLKRGAEETVRSIIIIVNAMLKLFETEGIKRIFSGDDIHLREFGTGVGGTVEHPTNQKIALFLCVPDDDKSFNFICSTLYTQALSVLMRMADEDFRDRGGSLPIPLEIWMDEFYAGARPYAVDSLMGVVRSRNIALIPILQSVAQLKTLYPGDKWQILMDNCAVLMYLGSGSGALETHKYISELIGKMTIDTASDGQSGKSGSVNYNRTGRELMTPSEVRRMDRKECIIFLEGQLPVRDRKALPWEMPEKEGPYRSAIALNKSGGYEHPVKVIKNSRGLAHTIREDAETPMVLEWLETPEDKGAVKIQLSEADFLHLNLHPQEETTQEHEKDVPMVGTKLPIDFSQPLWACILAFVKRVGTEEMDQILSALERGEQDAEIKRQMAEIQERKAF comes from the coding sequence ATGATTGAAAAACGGAAGATACCATGGTGGTTATATTTGTTACTTCTGGCTGGAATGTTGCTTATCAGCTATTACCTGTCCGGTTTGTTTTGCTATGAGGATTTGTCATTTTCAAACATGCAGGGGTATGCCTTGTATATTATCCGGCATCCGTTTACTATCTGGTGGAATGAAAAGACGCCGGCCTGTCTGTGTGTTGGTTTCCTTATCTGGATTTTTCTGGCCCTGTACTTGCAGACCCATTATCGCAATTTTCACAGCGGTTGTGAGTATGGAACAGAGGAGTGGGCGGATGTCCGGGCACTGGATAAAAAACTCCGGGATAAAGATCCGCAGAAAAACCGGATCTTAAGCAGGCATCTTGCAATTACGCGGGAAGGAGAGGCAAAGCTATCCAATAATAATATGCTGGTCATTGGAAGCAGTGGAACCTATAAAACGAATTCCGTTGTAACGCCAAATTTATTGCAGGCGTCCTGTAATTATATCGTGCTGGATGTAAAAGGGGAGCTGCTGTATCGATATGGAAACTATTTAAAAAGTCAAGAATACACCATTCGATGTCTGAACTTAAAGGAGCCGGATCGTTCGGATCGGTTTAACCCGTTTGAGTATGTGGAAACCGAGGAGGATATTATCCGGATGATTGCGGCCATTCAGGATTCCCTGACCCCGCCGGATGTGGCCAAGGGTGACCCATTCTGGCAGGATGGGGCCTGTTTGTATTTGCAGTCTGTATTTTTCCATGAATGGGCAGTTGCAAAAGAGGAGGGGAGAGTAGGCAATATGAATCAGATTATGCAGCTGGTCAATGATGAAGCGACACTTGCAACAGATCATCCGACGGAAGAGGGGGATAATCCACCTACGGTGCTGCAGCTAAAAATGGACAAGTTGGCGGAAAAATATGGCCCGGATCATCCGGCTGTCCGAGATTACCGAAAGTTAAAGCGCGGCGCAGAGGAAACCGTAAGAAGCATTATTATCATTGTCAATGCGATGCTGAAGTTGTTTGAAACTGAGGGAATAAAACGAATTTTTTCCGGGGATGACATCCATTTGCGGGAGTTTGGAACAGGTGTTGGCGGGACAGTAGAGCATCCAACCAATCAGAAAATAGCACTGTTTTTATGTGTCCCGGATGATGATAAATCTTTCAATTTCATTTGTTCGACACTCTATACGCAGGCACTAAGCGTTCTGATGCGAATGGCCGATGAAGATTTCCGTGACAGGGGAGGAAGTTTGCCGATCCCATTAGAGATCTGGATGGATGAATTTTACGCGGGTGCCAGGCCCTATGCGGTGGACAGTTTAATGGGCGTTGTACGCTCCCGGAATATTGCCCTGATTCCGATCCTACAGTCTGTGGCGCAGCTAAAAACCCTGTATCCGGGGGATAAATGGCAGATCCTGATGGACAACTGTGCGGTGCTTATGTACCTAGGCAGCGGATCCGGAGCGCTGGAAACTCACAAATATATATCAGAACTCATTGGCAAAATGACGATTGATACGGCCAGTGACGGGCAGTCCGGGAAAAGTGGTAGCGTAAATTATAATCGGACCGGCCGGGAACTGATGACACCATCGGAGGTTCGCCGGATGGATCGGAAGGAGTGTATTATTTTTCTAGAGGGGCAGCTCCCGGTTCGGGATCGGAAAGCCCTTCCCTGGGAGATGCCAGAAAAAGAGGGCCCGTATCGAAGCGCAATCGCCTTGAATAAAAGCGGAGGTTATGAGCATCCTGTGAAGGTAATCAAGAATAGCCGGGGGCTGGCCCATACCATACGGGAAGATGCGGAAACTCCGATGGTTCTGGAGTGGTTAGAAACACCAGAGGATAAGGGAGCTGTAAAAATCCAATTATCAGAAGCTGATTTCCTGCATCTGAATCTACATCCCCAGGAAGAAACAACGCAAGAACATGAAAAAGATGTGCCGATGGTCGGTACAAAACTCCCAATCGATTTCAGCCAGCCCTTGTGGGCGTGCATCTTAGCATTTGTGAAGCGAGTTGGAACAGAAGAAATGGATCAGATTTTGAGCGCTTTGGAACGAGGGGAGCAGGATGCAGAGATTAAAAGGCAAATGGCAGAAATCCAAGAGAGAAAGGCTTTTTGA